One segment of Pseudodesulfovibrio sp. 5S69 DNA contains the following:
- the rpmI gene encoding 50S ribosomal protein L35, with amino-acid sequence MPKIKTRRAAAKRFSKTATGKFKRRRKNLRHILTKKNAKRKRRLGQSTTVDGANMKAVRRQLPNG; translated from the coding sequence ATGCCCAAGATCAAAACCCGCCGCGCAGCCGCCAAGCGGTTTTCCAAGACCGCGACCGGCAAGTTCAAGCGCCGCCGCAAGAATCTCCGGCACATTCTGACCAAGAAGAATGCCAAGAGAAAGCGTCGGCTCGGCCAGTCCACCACCGTGGACGGCGCGAACATGAAGGCTGTCCGTCGTCAGTTGCCCAACGGCTAG
- the infC gene encoding translation initiation factor IF-3 codes for MRRDQKREDLVRRNERIRIPKVRVVDDDGEQLGVMATRDALDRAREKGLDLVEVAPNADPPVCKIMDYGKFKYQQQKKLQEAKKKQTVIKIKEVKFRPKTDEHDYQTKLKQIVKFLEGGDRCKVTIFFRGREIVHKDRGLAMLERVVVDTQDLAKVESKPMSEGRTMTMMLAPVKK; via the coding sequence ATGCGCCGGGACCAGAAGAGGGAAGACCTGGTCCGGCGGAACGAGAGAATCCGCATCCCCAAGGTGCGGGTCGTGGACGACGACGGTGAGCAGCTCGGTGTAATGGCAACCCGTGACGCGCTTGATCGCGCCCGGGAGAAGGGCCTCGATCTTGTGGAGGTCGCGCCCAACGCCGACCCGCCTGTCTGCAAGATCATGGATTACGGCAAATTCAAGTACCAGCAGCAGAAGAAGCTGCAGGAAGCGAAGAAGAAGCAGACCGTAATCAAGATCAAGGAAGTCAAATTCCGGCCCAAGACCGACGAGCACGATTACCAGACCAAGCTCAAACAAATTGTAAAGTTCCTGGAAGGCGGCGACCGCTGCAAGGTGACCATCTTCTTCCGGGGACGCGAGATCGTCCACAAGGACCGCGGGCTGGCCATGCTCGAACGGGTCGTCGTGGACACGCAGGATTTAGCCAAAGTCGAGAGCAAGCCCATGTCGGAAGGACGGACCATGACGATGATGCTCGCTCCGGTGAAAAAATAG